ACAAGCTCCACTGATCAGTCTGGACCCCATGCATCAAGCCCGCTTGAGATTTGACCAGATTCGAGGGGGTCTGGAGCTCACCTCTGCACGGCTGGATGATGCAGGCGTGTACACAGTTGAGGTCATCAGAGGAGGAGTCTCCCAACAGATTCGGGAGTTCACGGTGGGTGTATATGGTAAGTGGGCCCTGAGGTGCCGAGCACAAGCTGCAGAGCCTGCTCTCCTCACAGACATCTGCGCAAAGCTGGTCGTGTAAATATGCTTCCTTCCCAGGGAAAGAGCCTGGGAGTGGGGATAGGAGCCAAGACAGGGACCAGACCCCACCTTGTCTGAGGGAGGAGGTCTGGGTCTGGACTCCTGGGTCTGGACTCCTAAGTCTGAGAACGGAGGCCTGAAGCCTAGACCCCTGGATCTAAGGGAGGAGGGCTAGTGGAAGAGACCTGTGGTCTGGAGTCCTGGGTCTGAAGGAGGATTGAAGTCTGGACCCCTGGGTCTCAGGGAGGAGGACTGGGGTCTGAATCTCTGGGACTGAGGGATAAGATTGGGGTCTGGACCACTGGGTCTGAAAGAGGGCTGGAGTCTGGACTCCTGGGACTGATGGAATAGGATTGGAGTTTGGACACCCAAGTCTGAGGTCTACATCTCTAGATCGGAGGGAGGAGGACTGGGGTCTTTAAtttgagggaggagggctgacaGCTCGAACTCCTGGTGCAGTTAGGGGAGCGAGGAAGGGCTGAGGAGGGCTTGGGGCAAAGGGAGGGAGTTCTGGTGTATGGACTCTCCGACTCATCAGAGCCCGTTCTGGATCTCCAGAGCCCTTACCCCAGTTGTCGGTACAGCCCAGGgctccagagacagaggagggggcaGCCGAGCTGAGTCTGCGCTGCGTAGGGTGGAATCCAGGTAGTGGGGAGCTAAGTTGGAGCAGAGACGGACGTGCCCTGGAGACCCCAGGCCCTGAAGGCGCAGAGCCACCTCGCATCCGCGCAGAACGGGACCAGCTGCTCATCTCACGTCCGGTACGCAGCGACCACGCCCGGTACACCTGCCGTGTCCGCAGCCCCTTTGGCCACACCGAGGCTGCAGCTGACGTCAGTGTCTTCTGTGAGTGCGGGGCGTGTCTCCAGTGAGGATTCGAGTCTTGAGTCCCCGGGGAGAAGTGGGCTCAGGGTCTGTGACTCCTTTACAGTTCCCCTCCTCCTTGTCTCGCCCCCCACTTAAGACGGCCCGGATGCTCCGGTCATCAAGGTCTTCTCCGACCGCGATGCCGTTCCTGAGCTCTACGTTACTGCGGGCAGCAATGTCACCTTGCACTGCTCGGCCCCCTCGCGGCCGTCTGCGGACATTGCATGGAGTCTGGCAGACCCCACAGAGGCCGCAGTGCCTGCGGGGCCTCGCCTCCTGCTGCCGTCGGTGGGGCCAGGCCACGCCGGCGCTTACGCCTGCATCGCTGCGAACCCCCGCACCGGCCGCCGCAGGCGCTCGGTGCTCAATCTCACTGTGGCGGGTAAGAGCTGTGGGTCCATCCAGCAGGGAGAGCGGAAGCACGTGGAGGCTGGGGTGTCAGGGCAGGGAGGAGACAGCAAAGAGAAGGGCAGAGTAGGAGGCGTGCCCTCCAGAGGGGGAGGATCCAACAAGGAGGAGCTGGGACAGTGAGGGTGGGCGCGGCTGCTGGAGAAGAAGCCGAGCTAGCAGAGAGGAATGGGGAATAGCTGTTGATGGGCGTGACTTCCAGGAAGGGGAGGAGCTAGTAAGCAGTTTCTGAGAAAACCTCAAGTAAGCTTGGCCACCAGGGAAAGAGTAAAGCTAGCCAGGAAGGTACAGACAGGGACATTCGTGAGGTGGGATAACCTGGAGAGGAGCGCCATCATCAGGGCAGAGCAGAAACGTAATGGTGGGACGGGACAAAGGGCTTGTCCAGCGGGAGGAGGAGAGACAACCTAGGTGGGCGTGGATGGTAGGAGGAGGGATATCTGAGAGTAGAACACCCACCAGTTGCTAATGGGTGGGACAAAATGGCACAAGGATACACGTGCTTAGGCTGGGGCCGACGGGTGTGCAGATTGCCGGTTGAAGGGGTGAGGATaccaaggagaaggagaagagccagcaggaggagagggtgggcgGTCCTGAGAGAGGATTCCCAATCCAGTGAGCAGCGAAGTTAAATGGCAGAGCTAGATTCGAAAGAGAAGGGATGAGCTACCTAGGCTGGTAAGTAGGATCAGCGAAGGTTGAAGTTATCtgcaaaggcagagggagggagtcaCAAAGGGGTCAGTGCACGCGGGAGGGCGGAGCTATCGAGGAAAAGAGGCGGAGAGAAACCTAGAGAAGGAGTGGGGCATCCCGCATAGTGGTGGAACTGGAGAAGATGAAAGGACTGAGGCTGGATGATCTCTCCTCCGTGGCAGATCTGCCCCCCGGGGCTCCACAGTGCTCAGTGGAAGGGGGTCCCGCGGACCGGAGCCTCCGCTTTCGCTGCTCCTGGCCCGGTGGGGTCCCTGCCGCCTCTCTGCAGTTCCAGGGTCTCCCCGAAGGCGTCCGTGCAGGGCCGGTGCCATCTGCACTCACGGTGGCTGTCCCCGCCCGCCCGGAGCTCAGCGGCGTCGCAGTCACCTGTATGGCCCGCCACCTGGTGGCGACACGCACCTGCACGATCATCCCGGGTGAGAGGGGCTGGGCCTCCTTGCTATCTTTAAGGGAAGTGGGTGACTTTTTCTTTGGTCCTTTAGGGTTTGAGGAAAGGACCAAAAagaacttttcttatttttcgAAAGCCAAACTTCACTTTCTTtgggagttgggtctctccttccatcatgtaagtctcagggatagaactcaggtcgccaggcttgcTGGCAATTgcctttatctgctaagccatttccTGAGACCTCAGACTTGACTTTTCTTTGAACCTGGAGGAGAAGCAAAGTTTTGTCCTATACTTCAGGGTGGGAAGCCAGCAGGAACAGGGTGTTCCATCCCGAACCCCTGGGCTCAGAAAAAGGGCTGTCGTCTTCCCAGGTatccagagagagaaaagtaatGGATAGCTAACAGTAATGAGTTTCCCAGCCTAGGATCCTATGGTATGTGTTCAGTAAATGTATGCCGAAGAAGCTGGAGAGTGAATGAATAGGTGGAGGAGATGATACAAtgggaaaaggcacttgccaccaagcctggtgacctgggtttggtccccagaaccctaGTGGTGAATGGCTAGAACCAACTCCCAgccattgtcctctgatctctgcataCTTTCAGTGGTGGACACACACaatagataaaacaaacaaaaacaaataaagaaagaaagaaaagaaaaactcaaaaatgaataaatgaatgaatatgcaGAATGTGACCTCTGGTCACAGAGCAGGAGGGGACATTTGCCACCTTTTGCTTTAACAAAGGACATAGAACTTGGTTATTCACATTCAGTAAGGTCTTGTTTCTCTTAACTGGGCTTCTTCCACCAACAGAAGCCCCCCAGGAAGTGCTGCTCCAGTCAGTAgtggaggagacagagccaggggaTGTGGTGGTAGCACTGGAGGTCACTGGCTGTCCCCCACCCTCAAGAGCATCCTGGGCCCGGGAAGGACGGCCCTTGGCTTCAGGAGGTGGGGGTCGACTGCGGCTTAGTCAGGATGGCCGGAAGCTCCTCATCAGCAACTTCAACCTGGATTGGGACCTGGGGAACTACTCTGTGCTATGCAGCAGTGCACTGGGCGCTGGAGGCAACCAGATCACCCTTGCTGGTGAGCTCCAGCCAAACCCAGACGTTCAGAAAccagtcctcctccctcagacccggATGTCCACGCTCTAACCGTCCTTTCCCAGACCCAGGGGTCCAGAACTTAGCCCTCTCCCTCAGACCCAGTGGTCCAGATCAtagccctcctccctcagttcCAGCCCTCCTCACTGTCTCCCGCCAGATCCTCAGTATCTAGTGTCTTTCCTTTCCAGGGCCCTCCATTTCCTCGTGGAGGCTGCAGAGAGCCCAAGACGCCGCAGTGCTCACCTGGGATGTGGAGCGAGGCACCCTGCTCACTGGCTTTCACATCCAGGCATGGACAGACGGCTCTGACCTGGATAGAGTCACCATGAGCAGGGACTGGGTCTCCCTGCTCGTTCTGGGCCCTCAGGAACGGTCAGCCATCGTGCCGCTCCCTCCTCGGAACCCTGGGACCTGGACCTTTCGCATCTTGCCCATCTTGGGGTCTCTGCCAGGGACCCCATCTCAAAGCCGGGTCTACCAAGCGGGTAAGTTGGGCTGTGGTAccttttcctgccttcctctcaaCACCTGACCAGCCATTCTTAGGTTTTACATCGACCCTCCGCTTCTGTTAGtgttgggggcggggcggggggctcCTGTGACAAGGTCCTACTACCTGGTTGGCTTGAAACAATAAGCGTCTCTTCCCTcatgtctctttttaaattttatttatttgattgttagtttatttatgtacatgtgacatgatgtgtgtgtggagttCAAAGAAAACCCTGAGTGAGTTGGTTCTGTCCTTTTGCCATGagagttccagggactgaactcggaTTTCATGGGTCTTCCTGAGAAGGATGAGTTGGGGGTACAGACAAACTTAAGTGCATCCCTGGATCCTGCTTCCTTGTCTCCCTTTGGTGTGTGTCTTCCAGATTCTGCCCTGAGTCCCGGGGCCATCGCTGGCATCGTCCTTGGCTCTCTGTTGGGCTTGGCGCTGCTGGCTGGCCTTCTCCTCCTGTGTATCTGCTGCCTGAGGCATTTCCCAGGTGAGTGAGGACCTAGGAAGAGGCAGCTGGGGCCAGCTTGGAGCTTTCCTAGGCCAAAGCTTAGGCATGGCAATCAATGCGTTAAATAACAGTCCCATCGCCCTATCACCCTCCGGGGACAGCTTCCATTCCTACTGACCAGGGTGGCATGTTGGAGCAATCAGTCATGTGTTTCCTGTCATCCTCTCATAGGAAGGACTTCTGTGAAAAAGCAGCACCCCCTGACCTTGCCTCCTGTGCTTACCCCGCCAGGAAAAAAGGTGCAGAATTTGACCCCAGTGCAGACCCCACGGCCACTGCCCATCAAAAGCCAGCTGCAGAGCCCTCACCCAGTCAAGGCCCAACAAGTGAGTGTGGGTGTTGTTTCCTCCTGCCATGGGGCTCAAggagcttcctggaagaggaggaTATTCTAATTCTAGtgttttctagtgtctttcttCATGACTTATaaagtgtcctagttagggttactattgctgtgatgaaacaccatgaccaaaacaacatggagaggaaaaggtttatttggcttacacttttgAATCTCAGTTCTtcatcagaggaagtcaggacagcaacttccacagggcaggaacccgggggcaggagatgatgcagaggtcatggaggggtgctgcttactggcttgctcagtctgcttgcttatagaacccaggaccaccagcccaggggtagccgaacccacaatggactgggccttcccaGGTTAATCGCTAATTAAGAATctaccccacagacttgcctgcagccctagcttatggaggcattttctcaatcgaaGTTCCCATCTCTCAGATGACGCTAGCCTGTGTcacactgacataaaactagccagcacacaaaGGTTGATAAAAATTGTTCCATTTATGTATTGTTTGATTGCTTGGCAACAGGGCCtgactatgtatcccaggctataTAACTaggatcctccagcctctacctcttATGTTCAGTAGTCATCACATCTGGCTAATGCAGAtctggggatgggacccaggtaTTCCAGGCAGACGCTAGTTACAGCCCCGCACCtcatgctttgctttgttttgaatacCGATAACTGGACTTCCTGCTCAGCTCTTATGTATACCAAAAGAATAGACATTCCAATTTATCTTCCAAAGTAGAGTGAGATGCAACTTCTGTTTCCCATAGAAATTATTC
The sequence above is drawn from the Peromyscus leucopus breed LL Stock chromosome 1, UCI_PerLeu_2.1, whole genome shotgun sequence genome and encodes:
- the Vsig10l gene encoding LOW QUALITY PROTEIN: V-set and immunoglobulin domain-containing protein 10-like (The sequence of the model RefSeq protein was modified relative to this genomic sequence to represent the inferred CDS: substituted 1 base at 1 genomic stop codon) → MGLPWTLLLSLLLAFRSGLLALXPASRPQRPSASSSDSGGSSQDFVSKVSSQPPSQNFPDQPPGSEASAGIPDSNWFPWGLNASHVPGSFWTNVSSGGQYLSPDVNFSKIPASQVAFDGFNSQDPAKDPRPSFSVQVPGTKVPSKAPGSKPPLEHHNLELSAQNPESKVSSETHQAASFPQQVGGPLAVLVGTTIKLPLTPVPSPRPPAPLVVWRRGSKVLAAGGLGSQAPLISLDPMHQARLRFDQIRGGLELTSARLDDAGVYTVEVIRGGVSQQIREFTVGVYEPLPQLSVQPRAPETEEGAAELSLRCVGWNPGSGELSWSRDGRALETPGPEGAEPPRIRAERDQLLISRPVRSDHARYTCRVRSPFGHTEAAADVSVFYGPDAPVIKVFSDRDAVPELYVTAGSNVTLHCSAPSRPSADIAWSLADPTEAAVPAGPRLLLPSVGPGHAGAYACIAANPRTGRRRRSVLNLTVADLPPGAPQCSVEGGPADRSLRFRCSWPGGVPAASLQFQGLPEGVRAGPVPSALTVAVPARPELSGVAVTCMARHLVATRTCTIIPEAPQEVLLQSVVEETEPGDVVVALEVTGCPPPSRASWAREGRPLASGGGGRLRLSQDGRKLLISNFNLDWDLGNYSVLCSSALGAGGNQITLAGPSISSWRLQRAQDAAVLTWDVERGTLLTGFHIQAWTDGSDLDRVTMSRDWVSLLVLGPQERSAIVPLPPRNPGTWTFRILPILGSLPGTPSQSRVYQADSALSPGAIAGIVLGSLLGLALLAGLLLLCICCLRHFPGRTSVKKQHPLTLPPVLTPPGKKVQNLTPVQTPRPLPIKSQLQSPHPVKAQQVISPSPAYCPGGSPWTVRAATQV